The following proteins come from a genomic window of Triticum aestivum cultivar Chinese Spring chromosome 6A, IWGSC CS RefSeq v2.1, whole genome shotgun sequence:
- the LOC123131085 gene encoding endoglucanase 8, translating to MKKRHTPASCRGGGEGVRCGVALLLAALVLSGDVAGATSFNYKDALTKSIMFLEAQRSGKLPPDNRIKWRGDSGMEDGKLAHVDLTGGYYDAGDNVKYGLPLAFTVTTLAWAALAFKPELQTAGELKHVQEAIRWGTDYILKCAAKKNHMWVQVGDPNLDHQCWVRPENMPTPRTLYQIDGNTPGTEIAAETAAALAASAMVFRNDKNYARRLMNKAKLLYQFARSHLKTYDGECPFYCSYSGYNDELLWAATWLFMATKRQVYADFITHEAISSSVAEFSWDLKYPGAQILLAPHNMNASGGLQSYKTQADNFVCAVLPDTPFHQVFITPGGMIHLRDGANSQYVTGTAFLFLVYADWLHTARQDVMCGATPIKPARLREFAKQQMDYLLGANPRGRSYVVGFGANPPTQPHHRGASTPVLKPGTVVNCGMSFGDWFAPDRPNPNELTGAIMGGPDGADNFIDKRNASACTEPCTYINSLAIGALAALAGRGPNLVASKSHGYDQM from the exons ATGAAGAAGAGGCACACCCCAGCGAGCtgccgcggcggcggcgaaggcgtcCGCTGCGGCGTCGCGCTGCTCCTCGCGGCGCTGGTCCTGTCCGGCGACGTCGCCGGCGCCACCTCCTTCAACTACAAGGACGCGCTCACCAAGTCGATCATGTTCCTCGAGGCGCAGCGCTCCGGGAAGCTGCCGCCCGACAACCGCATCAAGTGGCGCGGCGACTCCGGCATGGAGGACGGCAAGCTCGCCCAT GTTGATCTAACGGGCGGGTACTACGACGCGGGCGACAACGTGAAGTACGGGCTGCCGCTGGCGTTCACGGTGACGACGCTGGCGTGGGCGGCGCTGGCGTTCAAGCCGGAGCTGCAGACGGCGGGGGAGCTGAAGCACGTGCAGGAGGCCATCAGGTGGGGCACCGACTACATCCTCAAGTGCGCCGCCAAGAAGAACCACATGTGGGTCCAGGTGGGCGACCCCAACCTGGACCACCAGTGCTGGGTCCGCCCCGAGAACATGCCCACGCCCCGCACCCTCTACCAGATCGACGGCAACACCCCCGGCACCGAGATCGCCGCCgagaccgccgccgccctcgccgcctccgccatggTCTTCCGCAACGACAAGAACTACGCCCGCCGCCTCATGAACAAGGCCAAGCTGCTCTACCAGTTCGCCAGGAGCCACCTCAAGACCTACGACGGCGAGTGCCCCTTCTACTGCTCCTACTCGGGCTACAACGACGAGCTGCTCTGGGCCGCCACCTGGCTCTTCATGGCCACCAAGCGCCAGGTCTACGCCGACTTCATCACCCACGAGGCCATCTCCTCCAGCGTCGCCGAGTTCAGCTGGGACCTCAAGTACCCCGGCGCGCAGATCCTCCTCGCCCCGCACAACATGAACGCCAGCGGCGGCTTGCAGAGCTACAAGACGCAGGCCGACAACTTCGTCTGCGCCGTGCTCCCCGACACCCCCTTCCACCAGGTCTTCATCACCCCCGGCGGCATGATCCACCTCCGCGACGGCGCCAACTCGCAGTACGTCACCGGCAccgccttcctcttcctcgtctaCGCCGACTGGCTCCACACCGCCCGCCAGGACGTCATGTGCGGTGCCACGCCCATCAAGCCCGCCAGGCTCAGGGAGTTCGCCAAGCAGCAGATGGACTACCTCCTCGGCGCCAACCCGAGGGGGAGGTCCTACGTCGTCGGCTTCGGGGCCAACCCGCCCACGCAGCCGCACCACCGCGGCGCGTCCACGCCGGTGCTCAAGCCCGGGACGGTCGTCAACTGCGGCATGAGCTTCGGCGACTGGTTCGCGCCCGACCGGCCCAACCCCAACGAGCTCACGGGGGCCATCATGGGCGGGCCCGACGGCGCCGACAACTTCATCGACAAGCGCAACGCGTCGGCGTGCACCGAGCCCTGCACCTACATCAACTCCCTCGCCATCGGCGCGCTCGCCGCGCTCGCCGGACGCGGGCCCAACCTCGTCGCCTCCAAGTCCCACGGATACGATCAGATGTAG